Within Triticum dicoccoides isolate Atlit2015 ecotype Zavitan chromosome 1B, WEW_v2.0, whole genome shotgun sequence, the genomic segment CTTCCCCATCAATAGCTCTAGCACAACCACACCAAAGCTATAGACATCACATTTCTCCGTCACAACAGATGTGTATGAGAGTTCTGCACAAATTAAAACATTAGAATCTAGAACAAGTCGATAAGAGATGAATACTTGATGTAAGAAGAAAGGTTATACAAGTACATACCAGGAGCTATGTAGCCGTATGTTCCTGCAAGTGCACTCCAGTTTGATGAATCTGGCTTAAGAATCCTTGCTGTGCCGAAATCCGAGACAAAAGCCTTGAAGGTTGTATCAAGTAAGATGTTGTTGCTTGTGATATCTCGATGGATTATAGGTGGACTGCATTCGTGGTGCAAATAAGATATTGCTTGAGCCACATCATTTGGAAGAGCAATTCTCTTCTGCCAATCGAATTCCTTTGCTAGCTCCTCATTTTCAAGTATCCTATGGAGGCTGCCCTGCTGAATGTAGTTGTAGACAAGAAATTTATACGCTGGATGGGAGCAGAATCCATACATTTTGACGATGCTTCGTTGTCGGATCTGCGATAAGATTTCCATCTCACTACGAAATCTTCTTTCGTCATCCAACTCGTCTTCGGTCTGATGAAGCTTCTTCATAGCAACTAGTTACCCGTCTTGGAGTTGTGCCTTGTAGACTTTGCCGTATCCTCCTGTTCCAATGATGTACTTATCATCGAAGTCTTCTGTTGCCCTTACAATATCGTCAAATGCTAATCTTCCATCAAAATTCCAAACAGAGAATAGTCCCCTTGCTTCAGGAGTAACACTTTCTTGTGGTTTATTCTTGTTTGGACTAAGCATTATTACGACAACAATTGCACCAACAATGCCGAAACCCACCACAAGAACAATTGGAAAAAGCACACCAAATATCTTTCGTTTATGGTGACCATCTACTAGAGTTGAATAACAAGGTGGCATGCCAGAGAGATTACCACACAGATCTTTATTGGGGAGAAACCAACTTGCTGAAGCATTTTGTAGTAGTCGTGTTATTGGGATTGGTCCTTCCAAGTCATTGTAGGACACATCGAGTGTTGAAAGGATCACCATGCTTGCAAAGGAGGATGGAATGCTGCCACTGAATTGATTATGTGATAAATTCAGAAACTCTAGCATTCCTAAGTTTTCAAGTTGTTGCGGCAATATGCCACTGAGGTTATTGTTGCTCACATCTAACATGATCTGCAGACCTGCTAACTTTCCAATCGTACCAGGCAAATTTCCAGTGAAAAAGTTGTTCTTCGTCTTCAAGGACTGTAGGTTTATGCAGGCCCCTAGTTCCTCAGGTATTAATCCACCCAGTCTGTTCCCAGAAATATCTAGATATCCTAGATTGCTCAGTTTTTCTATCTCTGTAGGTAAGGATCCAGATAAGTGGTTTGATGATAAATTCAGCCTGTACAAATTAGTTAAAGTGTATAATTCTTATGGAATTTTACCGTTGAGATTATTATAATCAAGTTTTAGTACTTCTAGGTTGGACAATTTAGAAAGGATTGGAGGTATGGAACCCGTGATCATATTTTTGCTTAGAGTTAGGGCAGTTAGCTGGGTACATGCACCTAGATTTGGTGAGATCTGCCCGGTGAGTCTATTTGATGCCAAGCGCATCAGTGTGAGTTGTGGATACACACCAAAATGCCTAGTTATATCTCCTGTTAGTTGGTTCTTTTCAATGTTAATTTTAAGCAGACTAGTACATGTCTTTAAACTTCTTGGAATGGGGCCAGTGAACATATTAGAATGGACAGCGAGAATTTTAAGTCTGCC encodes:
- the LOC119315163 gene encoding MDIS1-interacting receptor like kinase 2-like; translation: MKKLHQTEDELDDERRFRSEMEILSQIRQRSIVKMYGFCSHPAYKFLVYNYIQQGSLHRILENEELAKEFDWQKRIALPNDVAQAISYLHHECSPPIIHRDITSNNILLDTTFKAFVSDFGTARILKPDSSNWSALAGTYGYIAPELSYTSVVTEKCDVYSFGVVVLELLMGKHPRDLLDGSLSSGKQAMLVKDILDQRPTTPTTTEENSLALLIKLAFSCLESSPQARPTMREAYQTLIQRPSSSSCPMTFSTLTLQQVKYAC